One stretch of Streptomyces agglomeratus DNA includes these proteins:
- a CDS encoding siderophore-interacting protein yields MTGTEAAADTTTVPFRFFGLTVVRTRRLSTSLLRVTFGGEDLRGFASGGRDQSLSLFLPHPGQPEPVLPPETEPDWFGAYRALPENVRAVMRSYTLREQRRAADGAEADEVDIDFALHGDGGPASRWAAQAGSGDRVVVLGPAVEDNTAVRFRPPQDTEWVLIWADETALPAAAAALEWLPAGTKAKVWIEVQHADDRLELSTAADADITWLVRDEKAPTPLEAVSAAELPGGTPYTWIAGESSCVRALRRHLVQERKFDRKRVTFVGYWRRGLSEEQLRERAEEEEA; encoded by the coding sequence ATGACAGGGACTGAAGCCGCCGCCGACACCACGACCGTCCCGTTCCGCTTCTTCGGCCTGACGGTCGTGCGGACGCGACGGCTCAGCACCTCCCTACTCAGGGTCACGTTCGGAGGCGAGGACCTGCGGGGCTTCGCCTCCGGGGGCCGCGACCAGAGCCTCTCGCTCTTCCTGCCGCACCCCGGCCAGCCGGAACCGGTGCTTCCGCCGGAGACCGAGCCGGACTGGTTCGGTGCGTACCGCGCGTTGCCCGAGAACGTGCGCGCGGTCATGCGCTCGTACACACTGCGCGAGCAGCGCCGCGCCGCCGACGGCGCCGAGGCCGACGAGGTCGACATCGACTTCGCCCTGCACGGCGACGGCGGACCCGCGAGCCGCTGGGCGGCGCAGGCGGGTTCGGGCGACCGTGTCGTGGTCCTGGGCCCCGCCGTCGAGGACAACACCGCCGTACGCTTCCGCCCGCCCCAGGACACCGAGTGGGTCCTGATATGGGCGGACGAGACGGCGCTTCCGGCCGCGGCCGCCGCCCTGGAGTGGCTGCCGGCGGGCACGAAGGCGAAGGTCTGGATCGAGGTCCAGCACGCCGACGACCGTCTGGAGCTGTCCACGGCGGCCGACGCGGACATCACCTGGCTGGTACGGGACGAGAAAGCGCCCACTCCCCTTGAGGCGGTGAGCGCGGCGGAGTTGCCCGGGGGCACGCCGTACACGTGGATCGCCGGCGAGTCCTCGTGTGTACGGGCGCTGCGCCGCCATCTCGTCCAGGAGCGGAAGTTCGACCGCAAGCGCGTGACGTTCGTGGGCTACTGGCGCCGCGGGCTGAGCGAGGAGCAGCTCCGCGAACGGGCGGAAGAGGAAGAGGCGTAG
- a CDS encoding acyl-CoA dehydrogenase family protein — MSLDHRLSPEHEELRRTVEEFAHDVVAPKIGDFYERHEFPYEIVREMGRMGLFGLPFPEEYGGMGGDYLALGIVLEELARVDSSVAITLEAGVSLGAMPVFRFGTEEQKREWLPRLCSGEMLGAFGLTEPDCGSDAGGTKTTARREGDEWVINGSKCFITNSGTDITGLVTVTAVTGRKPDGKPEISAIIVPSGTPGFTVAAPYSKVGWNASDTRELSFSDVRVPLGNLLGEEGRGYAQFLRILDEGRIAISALATGLAQGCVDESVAYAKERHTFGRPIGSNQAIQFKIADMEMRAHMARVGWRDAASRLVQGEPFKKEAALAKLYSSTVAVDNAREATQIHGGYGFMNEYPVARMWRDSKILEIGEGTSEVQRMLIARELGLTG, encoded by the coding sequence ATGTCCCTCGACCACCGCCTCTCGCCCGAGCACGAAGAACTCCGCCGCACGGTCGAGGAGTTCGCCCACGACGTCGTCGCCCCGAAGATCGGCGACTTCTACGAGCGCCACGAGTTCCCGTACGAGATCGTCCGCGAGATGGGCCGCATGGGGCTCTTCGGACTGCCCTTCCCGGAGGAGTACGGCGGCATGGGCGGCGACTACCTCGCGCTCGGCATCGTCCTCGAAGAGCTGGCCCGCGTCGACTCCTCCGTGGCCATCACCCTCGAAGCGGGCGTCTCGCTGGGCGCGATGCCCGTCTTCCGCTTCGGCACGGAGGAGCAGAAGCGCGAGTGGCTGCCCCGGCTGTGCTCGGGCGAGATGCTGGGCGCGTTCGGCCTGACCGAGCCGGACTGCGGCTCGGACGCCGGCGGCACGAAGACGACCGCGCGCCGCGAGGGCGACGAGTGGGTCATCAACGGCTCCAAGTGCTTCATCACCAACTCCGGTACGGACATCACCGGCCTGGTCACCGTCACCGCCGTGACCGGCCGCAAGCCCGACGGCAAGCCGGAGATCTCGGCGATCATCGTCCCGTCCGGCACCCCCGGCTTCACCGTCGCCGCCCCGTACTCCAAGGTCGGCTGGAACGCCTCGGACACCCGCGAGCTGTCGTTCTCCGACGTGCGGGTGCCGCTCGGCAACCTGCTCGGTGAAGAGGGCCGGGGTTACGCCCAGTTCCTGCGCATCCTCGACGAGGGCCGCATCGCCATCTCGGCACTCGCGACCGGCCTGGCCCAGGGCTGCGTCGACGAGTCCGTGGCGTACGCGAAGGAGCGGCACACCTTCGGCCGGCCGATCGGCTCCAACCAGGCGATCCAGTTCAAGATCGCCGACATGGAGATGCGCGCGCACATGGCCCGCGTCGGCTGGCGCGACGCCGCGTCGCGCCTGGTCCAGGGCGAGCCGTTCAAGAAGGAGGCGGCGCTGGCGAAGCTGTACTCCTCCACGGTCGCGGTCGACAACGCCCGCGAGGCCACCCAGATCCACGGCGGCTACGGCTTCATGAACGAGTACCCGGTGGCCCGCATGTGGCGCGACTCCAAGATCCTGGAGATCGGTGAGGGCACGAGCGAGGTCCAGCGCATGCTGATCGCCCGCGAGCTCGGCCTCACCGGCTGA
- a CDS encoding pyridoxal phosphate-dependent decarboxylase family protein, whose translation MRSHLLNDTTAERYRRTATAAVERVADKLAATDRPFTGITPEQLAPRFDAIDLDRPLGDITSALDELESVYLRDAVYFHHPRYLAHLNCPVVIPAVAAEAVLSAVNSSLDTWDQSAGATLIERRLVDWTTARIGFGTNAETGADGVFTSGGSQSNLQALLLAREEAKTTDSAKLRVFASECGHFSVQKSAKLLGLSPEAVIAIPCDGDKRMQTVALARELARCANEGLVPMAVVATAGTTDFGSIDPLPEIAELCELYGTWMHVDAAYGCGLLASRSRRHLLDGIEKADSVTVDYHKSFFQPVSSSALLVRDGATLRHATYHADYLNPRRMAEERIPNQVDKSLQTTRRFDALKLWMTLRTMGADGVGELFDEVCDLAADGWQLLAGDPRYDVVVQPTLSTLVFRYIPADVTSPAVIDRANLYARKALFASGDAVVAGTKVGGKHYLKFTLLNPETTLTDIAAVLDLIAGHAEQYLGESLVHAS comes from the coding sequence ATGCGCTCACACCTGCTCAATGACACGACCGCCGAGCGGTATCGCCGGACCGCCACCGCAGCGGTCGAGCGGGTGGCGGACAAACTCGCCGCGACCGACCGGCCGTTCACCGGCATCACGCCGGAGCAGCTCGCCCCCAGATTCGACGCGATAGACCTCGACCGGCCGCTCGGTGACATCACCAGCGCCCTGGACGAGCTGGAATCCGTCTACCTGCGGGACGCCGTCTACTTCCACCACCCGCGCTACCTCGCGCACCTCAACTGCCCGGTCGTCATCCCGGCCGTCGCCGCCGAGGCCGTGCTCTCCGCCGTGAACTCCTCCCTGGACACCTGGGACCAGAGCGCGGGCGCCACCCTCATCGAGCGCCGCCTCGTCGACTGGACGACCGCCCGCATCGGCTTCGGTACGAACGCCGAGACCGGCGCCGACGGCGTCTTCACCAGCGGCGGCTCCCAGTCGAACCTCCAGGCACTCCTCCTCGCCCGCGAGGAGGCCAAGACGACCGACTCCGCCAAACTCCGCGTCTTCGCCTCCGAGTGCGGCCACTTCAGCGTCCAGAAGTCCGCGAAACTCCTCGGCCTCTCCCCCGAAGCCGTCATCGCGATCCCCTGCGACGGCGACAAGCGCATGCAGACCGTGGCCCTCGCCCGCGAGCTGGCCCGCTGCGCGAACGAGGGCCTCGTCCCGATGGCCGTCGTCGCCACCGCCGGCACCACCGACTTCGGCTCGATCGACCCGCTGCCCGAGATCGCCGAGCTGTGCGAGCTGTACGGCACCTGGATGCACGTCGACGCGGCGTACGGCTGCGGCCTGCTGGCCTCCCGCAGCCGCCGCCACCTCCTCGACGGCATCGAGAAGGCCGACTCGGTCACCGTCGACTACCACAAGTCCTTCTTCCAGCCGGTGAGTTCGAGCGCGCTGCTGGTCCGCGACGGCGCCACCCTGCGCCACGCGACGTACCACGCCGACTACCTCAACCCGCGCCGGATGGCCGAGGAGCGCATCCCCAACCAGGTCGACAAGTCCCTCCAGACCACCCGCCGCTTCGACGCCCTCAAGCTGTGGATGACGCTGCGGACCATGGGCGCGGACGGCGTCGGTGAACTCTTCGACGAGGTCTGCGACCTGGCGGCCGACGGCTGGCAGCTGCTCGCCGGCGACCCGCGCTACGACGTCGTCGTCCAGCCCACTCTCTCCACCCTCGTCTTCCGCTACATCCCGGCCGACGTCACCAGCCCCGCGGTGATCGACCGCGCCAACCTCTACGCCCGCAAGGCGCTGTTCGCCTCCGGCGACGCCGTCGTGGCCGGGACGAAGGTCGGCGGCAAGCACTACCTGAAATTCACCCTTCTCAACCCCGAGACGACGCTGACCGACATCGCGGCCGTACTCGACCTCATCGCCGGCCACGCCGAGCAGTACCTGGGAGAGTCCCTTGTCCACGCCTCTTGA
- a CDS encoding IucA/IucC family protein gives MNPAAVDPAATTPAGAVSHLTPERWAHASRLLVRKALAEFSHERLLTPEPLGDDTYAVRSDDGATEYRFAARRHALDHWQVSPESITRHRDGAEIALDALEFFIELRGALGLSAEILPVYLEEISSTLSGTAYKLTKTPVTSAALSRAGFQAIETGMTEGHPCFVANNGRLGFGINEYRAYAPETAAPVRLVWLAARRDHATFTSGAGLDYESFVRDELGDATVDRFAATLAGLGLDLADYYLIPVHPWQWWNKLSVTFSAEVAQQRLVCLGEGDDTYLAQQSIRTFFNTSAPSKHYVKTALSVINMGFMRGLSAAYMEATPAINDWLANLIAGDDTFRSTGLTIIRERAAIGYHHRQYEAATAKGSPYLKMLAALWRESPVPSLAPGERLATMASLLHTDHDGASFAGALIAESGLEPANWLRRYLHAYLTPLLHSFYTYDLVFMPHGENVILAVEDGVVTRAIFKDIAEEICVMDPDAVLPPAVERVRAEVPEDMKLLSLFTDVFDCFFRFLGATLATDGVLDEETFWRAVADCVADYQQAHPELADKFKQYDMFAPEFALSCLNRLQLRNNKQMVDLQDPAGALQLVGTLDNPIARYAPA, from the coding sequence GTGAACCCCGCCGCCGTGGACCCTGCCGCCACGACCCCGGCCGGCGCCGTCTCCCACCTCACCCCCGAGCGCTGGGCGCACGCGAGCCGCCTGCTCGTCCGCAAGGCGCTCGCCGAGTTCTCCCACGAGCGCCTGCTGACGCCCGAGCCGCTCGGTGACGACACCTACGCCGTCCGCTCGGACGATGGCGCGACCGAGTACCGCTTCGCCGCCCGCCGCCACGCGCTCGACCACTGGCAGGTCTCCCCGGAGTCCATCACCCGCCATCGCGACGGCGCCGAGATTGCCCTCGACGCGCTCGAATTCTTCATCGAGCTGCGCGGGGCGCTCGGCCTGAGCGCGGAGATCCTGCCCGTCTACCTGGAGGAGATCAGCTCCACCCTCTCCGGTACGGCGTACAAGCTCACCAAGACGCCCGTCACCTCCGCCGCCCTCAGCCGCGCCGGCTTCCAGGCGATCGAGACCGGGATGACCGAGGGTCACCCCTGCTTCGTCGCCAACAACGGCCGCCTCGGTTTCGGCATCAACGAGTACCGCGCGTACGCCCCCGAGACCGCCGCGCCCGTCCGGCTGGTCTGGCTGGCGGCCCGGCGCGACCACGCCACCTTCACGTCCGGCGCGGGACTCGACTACGAGAGCTTCGTACGGGACGAGCTGGGCGACGCGACCGTCGACCGGTTCGCGGCGACGCTGGCCGGCCTCGGGCTCGACCTGGCCGACTACTACCTCATCCCGGTGCACCCCTGGCAGTGGTGGAACAAGCTGTCCGTCACCTTCTCGGCCGAGGTCGCCCAGCAGCGCCTCGTCTGCCTCGGCGAGGGCGACGACACCTACCTCGCCCAGCAGTCGATCCGTACCTTCTTCAACACGAGCGCCCCGTCGAAGCACTACGTCAAGACGGCTCTGTCCGTCATCAACATGGGCTTCATGCGCGGACTGTCGGCCGCCTACATGGAGGCCACGCCCGCCATCAACGACTGGCTGGCCAACCTGATCGCCGGTGACGACACCTTCCGGTCCACCGGCCTGACGATCATCCGCGAGCGCGCGGCCATCGGCTACCACCACCGCCAGTACGAAGCGGCCACCGCCAAGGGCTCCCCGTACCTCAAGATGCTCGCCGCGCTGTGGCGCGAGAGCCCCGTCCCGTCGCTCGCGCCGGGCGAGCGCCTCGCCACCATGGCGTCGCTGCTGCACACCGACCACGACGGCGCGTCCTTCGCGGGCGCCCTCATCGCCGAGTCGGGCCTCGAACCCGCGAACTGGCTGCGCCGCTACCTCCACGCGTACCTCACTCCGCTGCTGCACAGCTTCTACACGTACGACCTCGTCTTCATGCCGCACGGCGAGAACGTCATCCTCGCCGTCGAGGACGGCGTCGTGACCCGCGCCATCTTCAAGGACATCGCGGAGGAGATCTGCGTGATGGACCCGGACGCGGTGCTCCCGCCGGCCGTCGAGCGCGTGCGCGCCGAGGTCCCGGAGGACATGAAGCTGCTGTCGCTGTTCACCGACGTCTTCGACTGCTTCTTCCGCTTCCTCGGCGCCACGCTCGCCACCGACGGCGTACTCGACGAGGAGACCTTCTGGCGGGCGGTCGCGGACTGCGTGGCCGACTACCAGCAGGCCCACCCGGAGCTCGCGGACAAGTTCAAGCAGTACGACATGTTCGCGCCCGAGTTCGCGCTGTCCTGCCTGAACCGGCTCCAGCTGCGCAACAACAAGCAGATGGTCGACCTTCAGGACCCGGCGGGCGCGCTCCAGCTCGTCGGCACCCTCGACAACCCGATCGCGCGGTACGCACCCGCCTGA
- a CDS encoding lysine N(6)-hydroxylase/L-ornithine N(5)-oxygenase family protein — protein sequence MSTPLEPLAPLDFIGIGLGPFNLGLACLTEPIDELAGLFLETKPNFEWHAGMFLEGAHLQTPFMSDLVTMADPTSPYSFLQYLKESGRLYSFYIRENFYPLRTEYNDYCRWAAAKLSNIRFNQTVSSVEFDAEAELYVVRTQDTTYRARHLVLGTGTPPYIPDACQDLGGDFVHNSRYVQSKEALQAKKSITLVGSGQSAAEIYYDLLSEIDVHGYRLNWVTRSPRFFPLEYTKLTLEMTSPEYVDYFHALPEKTRYRLESQQKNLFKGIDSELIDAIFDLLYQKSLKGPVPTRLLTNSSLNTASHDAGTGTYTLGLCQEEQGKDFELLTEGLVLATGYRYRTPAFLEGVRDRIRWDGQGRYDVARNYSIDTTGRGIFLQNAAVHTHSITSPDLGMSAYRNAYIIGELLGSEYYPVEKTIAFQEFAI from the coding sequence TTGTCCACGCCTCTTGAGCCCCTCGCGCCTCTTGACTTCATCGGTATCGGACTCGGTCCGTTCAACCTCGGCCTCGCCTGCCTGACCGAGCCGATCGACGAGCTGGCCGGTCTCTTCCTGGAGACGAAGCCGAACTTCGAGTGGCACGCCGGGATGTTCCTGGAAGGCGCACACCTCCAGACGCCCTTCATGTCGGACCTGGTCACGATGGCCGACCCGACCTCGCCGTACTCCTTCCTCCAGTATCTGAAGGAGTCGGGGCGGCTGTACTCGTTCTACATCCGTGAGAACTTCTATCCGCTGCGGACCGAGTACAACGACTACTGCCGCTGGGCCGCCGCCAAGCTCAGCAACATCCGCTTCAACCAGACGGTCTCCTCCGTCGAGTTCGACGCCGAGGCCGAGCTGTACGTCGTCCGCACCCAGGACACCACCTACCGCGCCCGCCACCTGGTCCTGGGCACCGGCACCCCGCCGTACATCCCGGACGCCTGCCAGGACCTCGGCGGCGACTTCGTCCACAACTCGCGCTATGTGCAGAGCAAAGAGGCGCTCCAGGCGAAGAAGTCCATCACTCTGGTCGGCAGCGGCCAGAGCGCGGCGGAGATCTATTACGATCTCCTCTCCGAGATCGACGTGCACGGCTACCGGCTCAACTGGGTCACCCGCTCCCCGCGCTTCTTCCCGCTGGAGTACACCAAGCTCACGCTGGAGATGACCTCCCCGGAGTACGTCGACTACTTCCACGCGCTCCCCGAGAAGACGCGCTACCGCCTGGAGTCCCAGCAGAAGAACCTCTTCAAGGGCATCGACTCCGAGCTGATCGACGCGATCTTCGACCTGCTCTACCAGAAGAGCCTCAAGGGCCCGGTCCCCACCCGGCTGCTCACCAACTCCTCGCTGAACACCGCGAGCCACGACGCGGGGACCGGGACGTACACCCTTGGCCTGTGCCAGGAGGAGCAGGGCAAGGACTTCGAGCTGCTCACCGAGGGTCTGGTCCTGGCGACCGGCTACCGCTACCGCACGCCCGCCTTCCTGGAGGGCGTACGGGACCGGATCCGCTGGGACGGGCAGGGCCGGTACGACGTGGCCCGCAACTACAGCATCGACACCACCGGACGCGGCATCTTCCTCCAGAACGCCGCCGTCCACACCCACAGCATCACCTCGCCCGACCTGGGCATGAGCGCGTACCGCAACGCCTACATCATCGGTGAGCTGCTGGGCTCCGAGTACTACCCGGTCGAGAAGACCATCGCTTTCCAGGAGTTCGCCATATGA
- a CDS encoding beta-N-acetylhexosaminidase yields the protein MSQRRRIPRLFAPLLLVAAAGATGVAAVPAAAEQAVRARPLGQVIPAPASVSEGGPSYALTGRTRIRVDEDSREARRIGAYLADILRPSTGFELPVTARDAKDGIRLRLGSGDTSLGDEGYRLESGRHGVTITARKAAGLFHGVQTLRQLLPASVEKDTRQPGPWTVAGGTIEDAPRYGYRGAMLDVSRHFFSVDKVKTYIDQMALYKVNKLHLHLSDDQGWRIAIDSWPRLTTYGGSTQVGGGPGGYYTKADYREILRYAASRHLEVVPEIDLPGHTNAALASYAELNCDGVAPPLYTGTKVGFSSLCVPKDITYEFVDDVVREIAEMTPGKYIHLGGDEAHSTPHKDYVAFMDRAQAIVGEYGKTVMGWHQLTGGNPVEGAVAQYWGLDKTSATEKAQVADAAKNGTKLVLSPADRAYLDMKYDKSTPLGLAWAGYVEVQRSYDWDPGTYLPGAPAESVLGVEAPMWSETVWTNDQVEYMAFPRLPGIAELGWSPAATHDWDTYKVRLAAQGPRMSALGIDYYRSAQVPWPAE from the coding sequence GTGAGTCAACGCAGAAGGATTCCACGCCTGTTCGCCCCGCTGCTCCTCGTCGCCGCCGCCGGCGCGACGGGTGTCGCCGCCGTCCCGGCCGCCGCCGAGCAGGCCGTGCGGGCGAGACCGTTGGGCCAAGTGATTCCGGCGCCCGCCTCCGTCTCCGAGGGCGGGCCTTCTTATGCCCTCACGGGTCGCACGCGCATCCGGGTGGACGAGGACTCGCGCGAGGCGCGGCGGATCGGCGCGTACCTCGCGGACATACTGCGTCCCTCCACCGGCTTCGAACTGCCCGTCACCGCGCGCGACGCCAAGGACGGCATCCGGCTGCGGCTCGGCTCCGGGGACACCTCGCTGGGCGACGAGGGCTACCGGCTGGAGTCCGGCCGCCACGGCGTGACCATCACCGCCCGCAAGGCCGCCGGGCTCTTCCACGGCGTCCAGACGCTCCGTCAGCTCCTGCCCGCCTCGGTGGAGAAGGACACCCGGCAGCCCGGTCCCTGGACGGTCGCGGGCGGCACCATCGAGGACGCGCCGCGCTACGGCTACCGCGGCGCGATGCTCGACGTGTCGCGGCACTTCTTCAGCGTCGACAAGGTCAAGACGTACATCGACCAGATGGCGCTCTACAAGGTCAACAAGCTCCACCTGCACCTCTCCGACGACCAGGGCTGGCGCATCGCCATCGACTCCTGGCCGCGTCTGACGACGTACGGCGGCTCGACCCAGGTGGGCGGCGGCCCCGGCGGCTACTACACGAAGGCCGACTACCGGGAGATCCTCCGGTACGCCGCCTCCCGCCACCTGGAGGTCGTCCCCGAGATCGACCTGCCCGGCCACACCAACGCGGCCCTCGCCTCGTACGCCGAGCTGAACTGCGACGGCGTCGCGCCGCCCCTCTACACCGGCACGAAGGTGGGCTTCAGCTCGCTGTGCGTGCCCAAGGACATCACGTACGAGTTCGTGGACGACGTGGTGCGGGAGATCGCCGAGATGACGCCCGGCAAGTACATCCACCTCGGCGGAGACGAGGCGCACTCGACGCCGCACAAGGACTACGTCGCCTTCATGGACAGGGCGCAGGCCATCGTCGGCGAGTACGGCAAGACGGTGATGGGCTGGCACCAGCTGACCGGCGGCAACCCGGTCGAGGGCGCGGTCGCGCAGTACTGGGGTCTCGACAAGACCTCGGCGACGGAGAAGGCGCAGGTCGCCGACGCCGCCAAGAACGGGACGAAGCTGGTGCTGTCACCGGCCGACCGGGCGTACCTCGACATGAAGTACGACAAGAGCACCCCGCTCGGCCTCGCCTGGGCGGGCTACGTCGAGGTGCAGCGTTCGTACGACTGGGACCCGGGGACGTACCTGCCGGGCGCGCCGGCCGAGTCGGTGCTCGGGGTCGAGGCGCCGATGTGGTCCGAGACGGTGTGGACCAACGACCAGGTCGAGTACATGGCGTTCCCGAGGCTGCCGGGGATCGCCGAGCTCGGCTGGTCGCCTGCGGCCACGCACGACTGGGACACGTACAAGGTGCGGCTGGCGGCGCAGGGGCCGCGGATGTCCGCGCTGGGGATCGACTACTACCGCTCGGCGCAGGTCCCCTGGCCCGCGGAGTAG
- a CDS encoding GNAT family N-acetyltransferase, protein MNNSFSIRPLAPFADAGLLHGWVTHPKAAFWMMQEASLPDVEREYMAISASEHHDAFIGEYEGEPAFLMERYDPAHVELVGLYDAQPGDVGMHFLVAPTDKPVHGFTRAVIAAVMETLFADPATRRVVVEPDVRNTAVHRLNEAVGFEIVEKIAKPEKDAYLSVCTRESFHAAVGAAL, encoded by the coding sequence ATGAACAACTCATTCTCCATCCGCCCTCTCGCCCCCTTCGCGGACGCCGGGCTGCTGCACGGCTGGGTGACGCACCCCAAGGCGGCCTTCTGGATGATGCAGGAGGCGTCGCTGCCGGACGTCGAGCGCGAGTACATGGCGATATCCGCCTCCGAGCACCACGACGCCTTCATCGGCGAGTACGAGGGCGAGCCCGCCTTCCTCATGGAGCGCTACGACCCCGCCCACGTCGAGCTCGTCGGCCTGTACGACGCCCAGCCCGGCGACGTCGGCATGCACTTCCTGGTCGCGCCGACCGACAAGCCCGTCCACGGCTTCACCCGCGCCGTGATCGCCGCGGTGATGGAGACGCTGTTCGCCGACCCGGCCACCCGCCGCGTGGTCGTCGAGCCCGACGTGCGCAACACCGCCGTACACCGCCTCAACGAGGCAGTCGGCTTCGAGATCGTCGAGAAGATCGCCAAGCCGGAGAAGGACGCCTACCTGAGCGTCTGCACCCGTGAGAGCTTCCACGCCGCCGTGGGAGCCGCCCTGTGA
- a CDS encoding ABC transporter substrate-binding protein has protein sequence MPHAPASRLSRRSLLAVGGALGIGAALTACGETSAKSEDKAAGKSGPWTFKDDRGKTVKSPATPKNIVAFTGVAAALHDFGVEVKGVFGPTKTADGKADVQAGDLDINKVKIIGNAYDEFNVEEYVGLNPDLLVTAMWEKDKLWYVPEASSKKILKVAPSVALWAAETTIPKAIQRHADLAESLGADVKGKKTADAKARFEKAAERLRQAAKANPKVKVMIGSASPDLFYVSLAKMSADTLYFQELGVNFVEPKVDAAGFFESLSWENVDKYKADIIMMDNRTAVLQPSALKDKPTWTRLPAVKAGQVIPRTTEPIYSYDKCAPILEDLAEAIEKAKKVA, from the coding sequence ATGCCTCACGCCCCAGCTTCCCGCCTCTCCCGCCGCAGCCTGCTGGCCGTCGGCGGCGCCCTCGGCATCGGCGCCGCGCTGACCGCCTGCGGCGAGACCTCCGCGAAAAGCGAGGACAAGGCCGCCGGGAAGTCGGGGCCGTGGACCTTCAAGGACGACCGCGGCAAGACGGTGAAGAGCCCGGCCACCCCGAAGAACATCGTCGCGTTCACCGGCGTGGCCGCCGCGCTCCACGACTTCGGCGTCGAGGTCAAGGGCGTCTTCGGCCCCACCAAGACCGCCGACGGCAAGGCCGACGTGCAGGCCGGTGACCTCGACATCAACAAGGTCAAGATCATCGGAAACGCCTACGACGAGTTCAACGTCGAGGAGTACGTCGGCCTGAACCCGGACCTGCTGGTCACCGCCATGTGGGAGAAGGACAAGCTCTGGTACGTCCCCGAGGCGTCCAGCAAGAAGATCCTCAAGGTCGCCCCGAGCGTCGCCCTGTGGGCCGCCGAGACCACGATCCCCAAGGCGATCCAGCGCCACGCCGACCTCGCCGAGTCCCTGGGCGCGGACGTCAAGGGCAAGAAGACCGCTGACGCCAAGGCCCGCTTCGAGAAGGCGGCCGAGCGCCTGCGCCAGGCCGCCAAGGCCAACCCGAAGGTCAAGGTCATGATCGGCTCGGCGAGCCCGGACCTGTTCTACGTCTCCCTCGCGAAGATGTCCGCCGACACGCTCTACTTCCAGGAGCTGGGCGTGAACTTCGTCGAGCCGAAGGTCGACGCGGCCGGCTTCTTCGAGAGCCTGAGCTGGGAGAACGTCGACAAGTACAAGGCCGACATCATCATGATGGACAACCGGACCGCCGTTCTTCAGCCCTCCGCCCTGAAGGACAAGCCGACCTGGACCCGGCTGCCCGCCGTCAAGGCCGGCCAGGTCATCCCGCGCACCACGGAGCCGATCTACTCCTACGACAAGTGCGCGCCGATCCTCGAAGACCTCGCCGAGGCCATCGAGAAGGCCAAGAAGGTCGCCTGA
- a CDS encoding hydroxymethylglutaryl-CoA lyase has protein sequence MTDGLPMRVTATGLPARVRIHEVGARDGLQNEKSVVPTEVKAEFIHRLAGAGLTTVEATSFVHPKWVPQLADAEALFPMLRDLGGEAHLPVLVPNARGLDRALALGARRIAVFGSATETFANRNLNRTVDESLAMFEPVVARARQDEVHVRGYLSMCFGDPWEGAVPVSQVVRVAKALVELGCDELSLGDTIGVATPGHVLALLTALNEAGVPTSAIGVHFHDTYGQALSNTLAALQHGVTTVDASAGGLGGCPYAKSATGNLATEDLVWMLDGLGIETGVDLGRLTATSAWMAERLGRPSPSRTVRALSHKES, from the coding sequence ATGACCGACGGACTGCCGATGCGCGTGACGGCGACCGGTCTGCCGGCCCGCGTACGCATTCACGAAGTCGGGGCCCGTGACGGTCTCCAGAACGAGAAGAGCGTCGTGCCGACCGAGGTGAAGGCGGAGTTCATCCACCGCCTCGCCGGCGCCGGACTCACCACCGTCGAGGCGACCAGCTTCGTGCACCCCAAGTGGGTGCCCCAGCTGGCCGACGCCGAAGCGCTGTTCCCGATGCTGCGGGACCTGGGGGGGGAGGCCCACCTCCCGGTGCTCGTGCCGAACGCCCGTGGTCTCGACCGCGCGCTCGCGCTCGGCGCGCGCCGCATCGCCGTGTTCGGGAGCGCGACCGAGACGTTCGCGAACCGCAACCTCAACCGGACCGTCGACGAGTCGCTCGCCATGTTCGAGCCGGTCGTGGCCCGCGCCAGGCAGGACGAGGTCCACGTACGCGGCTACCTCTCCATGTGCTTCGGCGATCCGTGGGAAGGCGCGGTCCCGGTCTCCCAGGTCGTCAGGGTCGCCAAGGCGCTCGTGGAGCTCGGCTGCGACGAACTGAGTCTCGGCGACACGATCGGCGTCGCCACGCCCGGCCACGTCCTGGCCCTGCTCACCGCCCTCAACGAGGCCGGAGTCCCGACCTCCGCGATCGGCGTGCACTTCCACGACACGTACGGCCAGGCCCTCTCCAACACGCTCGCTGCGCTCCAGCACGGCGTCACCACCGTGGACGCCTCCGCGGGCGGCCTCGGCGGCTGCCCGTACGCGAAGAGCGCCACCGGAAATCTCGCCACCGAAGACCTCGTGTGGATGCTCGACGGCCTCGGTATCGAAACCGGGGTCGATCTCGGCCGCCTCACCGCCACCAGCGCGTGGATGGCCGAACGGCTGGGCCGCCCCAGCCCCTCCCGCACCGTGCGTGCCCTGTCCCACAAGGAGTCGTAG